In one window of Streptomyces sp. NBC_01224 DNA:
- a CDS encoding DUF1707 SHOCT-like domain-containing protein, translating into MTAEPSRSADRMRASDADREAVVEQLREAAAEGRIDMDELDTRLGLALSAKTYAELAPLTEDLVPIEVATGEPLVLKGGMHGVTRSGVWKVPPVIRAQGGIGGVRIDFTRAECRLREIALEVRGEMAGVKIVIPEGWTVHTGNLDHGLGGLKDRTTDERTPGAPLLRLTGSCGMGGVVVRHPNFRERRKLRSIES; encoded by the coding sequence ATGACTGCTGAGCCCTCCCGTTCCGCCGACCGTATGCGCGCTTCGGATGCCGATCGCGAGGCGGTGGTCGAGCAGTTGCGGGAGGCGGCGGCCGAGGGCCGCATCGACATGGACGAGCTGGACACCCGGCTCGGGCTGGCACTGTCCGCCAAGACCTACGCCGAACTGGCGCCCCTCACCGAGGATCTGGTCCCCATCGAGGTGGCGACGGGTGAGCCGCTGGTCCTCAAGGGCGGCATGCACGGCGTGACGCGCTCGGGCGTCTGGAAGGTCCCCCCGGTGATACGCGCCCAGGGCGGCATCGGCGGCGTCCGGATCGACTTCACCCGCGCCGAGTGCCGACTGCGCGAGATCGCGCTGGAAGTGCGCGGAGAGATGGCCGGGGTGAAGATCGTGATCCCGGAGGGCTGGACCGTGCACACCGGCAACCTGGATCACGGCCTCGGCGGCCTGAAGGACAGGACCACGGACGAGAGGACGCCCGGCGCCCCGCTCCTCCGGCTGACGGGCTCCTGCGGCATGGGTGGTGTGGTCGTCCGCCACCCGAACTTCCGCGAACGCCGCAAGCTGCGCAGCATCGAGTCCTGA